One genomic region from Esox lucius isolate fEsoLuc1 chromosome 24, fEsoLuc1.pri, whole genome shotgun sequence encodes:
- the LOC105022121 gene encoding tapasin-related protein-like: protein MNIFAILCFILHTGVQGFLQEQWLPCRLWDVHVWKKNDGQTESKYVQKDVVLQFASSGDSALYPDSITFLVGASKVDMRKYVEGPVDQLRCEIHRYSKGMSRVRWPSLGGTEHDIWFTCTLRHIAGLFNITSYLRVTPATTMSPHQPDFHSWVTLAGKDKLRASAVMVLMTRSPSVWVGLQEKQTLHCKFAVDHEVSDLTVEWHLDPFRGRRTRLFRYSRRSGQTEGSGVAVNGIARGTASLTVPLTGRSSEGTYWCSVQVPPLIGSLAIGLHIMVPPSVSMTIEQSLIPRVVCKADRYYPMEPQDVDIELFKETGNGERPKKLENVTHLSHITHPDDGTITLSAYVLLRPSPLESGCGIYSCRVKHVSLQGLYIHKTITETGCFTWIHLTSPGLMCLFAVIIMFIAMATRRSVCKSRTR, encoded by the exons atgaacattttcGCCATcctctgttttattttacatacag GTGTGCAGGGATTCCTACAGGAGCAATGGTTGCCCTGTCGACTGTGGGATGTGCATGTATGGAAAAAAAACGATGGACAAACAGAAAGTAAATACGTTCAAAAAGACGTTGTGTTGCAGTTTGCCAGCTCTGGGGACAGCGCCCTCTACCCTGACTCAATCACTTTCCTTGTTGGAG CATCTAAGGTCGACATGAGGAAGTATGTGGAAGGTCCGGTGGATCAGCTGAGGTGTGAAATCCACAGATACAGCAAAGGGATGAGTCGTGTTCGCTGGCCCAGCCTGGGAGGGACGGAGCATGACATCTGGTTCACCTGTACACTGCGTCACATCGCGGGCCTCTTTAACATCACCTCCTACCTCAGAGTCACTCCAGCCACCACCATGTCTCCCCACCAGCCAGACTTCCACAGCTGGGTCACACTGGCGGGCAAAGACAAGCTAAGAGCCTCAG CTGTGATGGTGCTCATGACCCGCTCTCCATCCGTGTGGGTGGGCCTGCAGGAGAAGCAGACCCTGCACTGTAAGTTTGCCGTGGACCACGAGGTATCTGACCTTACAGTGGAGTGGCATCTAGACCCATTCCGCGGGCGCCGGACCAGGCTATTCCGCTACTCCAGACGCTCTGGCCAGACTGAGGGCAGTGGGGTGGCAGTGAATGGCATTGCCAGGGGGACCGCCTCGCTGACTGTGCCCCTCACTGGGAGGAGCAGTGAAGGGACGTACTGGTGTTCGGTCCAAGTACCCCCACTCATTGGGAGTTTGGCCATTGGTTTGCACATCATGG TGCCTCCCAGTGTTTCCATGACCATAGAGCAGAGCCTGATCCCCAGGGTGGTGTGTAAGGCCGACCGCTATTATCCCATGGAACCCCAGGATGTGGATATTGAACTTTTCAAGGAGACCGGTAATGGTGAACGTCCTAAGAAACTGGAGAACGTCACTCACTTGAGTCACATCACTCACCCTGACGACGGTACCATCACTCTGTCAGCTTATGTCTTGCTGCGGCCCTCCCCTCTTGAGTCGGGGTGTGGAATATATTCCTGTAGAGTGAAACACGTCTCCCTGCAAGGCCTGTACATCCACAAGACAATTACTGAGACAG GTTGCTTTACTTGGATTCACCTGACTTCACCTGGATTGATGTGCCTTTTTGCTGTGATAATAATGTTCATAG CAATGGCAACACGGCGTTCTGTTTGCAAGTCACGAACACGATGA